A section of the Acipenser ruthenus chromosome 39, fAciRut3.2 maternal haplotype, whole genome shotgun sequence genome encodes:
- the LOC131707265 gene encoding sodium channel subunit beta-4-like isoform X1, which yields MKAGRTGSLLWSWVQPEEWIFKGLLLTLLLGVCWSPGALSLEVSVGKIPSLEALNGSDVLLPCSFTSCIGYEDLLFRWSYNRNGTLELMLEATIKGPKYEPRILFSDYRVQFAGTSKTNNISIILLNVDFEDSGQYICYAKNPKEKNRVHRATYTLLVVSEMKVVDKTLTTIIASVVGGLIGFLIVFLLGKKLILFAIAKSRERKECLVSSSGIDNTENGPTGTKGNKKPTPKA from the exons ATGAAGGCAGGCAGGACCGGGTCTCTCTTGTGGAGTTGGGTTCAGCCAGAAGAATGGATTTTCAAAGGGCTCCTTCTAACTCTGCTGCTCG GAGTGTGCTGGTCCCCGggggctctctctctggaggTGTCTGTTGGGAAGATACCGAGCCTGGAGGCTCTGAACGGCTCCGACGTGCTCCTGCCCTGCAGCTTCACCAGCTGCATCGGCTACGAGGACCTGCTCTTCAGGTGGTCCTACAACAGGAACGGCACcttggagctg ATGCTTGAAGCGACTATCAAAGGACCCAAATATGAGCCTCGAATTCTCTTCTCAGATTACCGTGTGCAGTTCGCTGGCACCTCGAAGACAAACAACATCTCCATCATCCTGTTAAACGTGGACTTCGAGGACTCTGGACAGTACATCTGCTACGCCAAGAATCCCAAAGAGAAGAACCGTGTGCACCGAGCGACCTACACGCTCCTCGTCGTGTCTGAGA tgaaagtagtagataaaacccTGACCACCATCATTGCTTCAGTGGTGGGAGGGCTGATTGGGTTCCTCATTGTGTTTCTATTGGGCAAGAAGCTCATCCTCTTCGCCATCGCCAAATCCCGAGAAAGGAA GGAGTGCCTTGTAAGCTCCTCAGGGATTGACAACACAGAGAACGGACCGACAGGAACCAAAGGCAATAAGAAGCCAACACCAAAGGCATGA
- the LOC131707265 gene encoding sodium channel subunit beta-4-like isoform X2: MDFQRAPSNSAARSVLVPGGSLSGGVCWEDTEPGGSERLRRAPALQLHQLHRLRGPALQVVLQQERHLGADYRVQFAGTSKTNNISIILLNVDFEDSGQYICYAKNPKEKNRVHRATYTLLVVSEMKVVDKTLTTIIASVVGGLIGFLIVFLLGKKLILFAIAKSRERKECLVSSSGIDNTENGPTGTKGNKKPTPKA; the protein is encoded by the exons ATGGATTTTCAAAGGGCTCCTTCTAACTCTGCTGCTCG GAGTGTGCTGGTCCCCGggggctctctctctggaggTGTCTGTTGGGAAGATACCGAGCCTGGAGGCTCTGAACGGCTCCGACGTGCTCCTGCCCTGCAGCTTCACCAGCTGCATCGGCTACGAGGACCTGCTCTTCAGGTGGTCCTACAACAGGAACGGCACcttggagctg ATTACCGTGTGCAGTTCGCTGGCACCTCGAAGACAAACAACATCTCCATCATCCTGTTAAACGTGGACTTCGAGGACTCTGGACAGTACATCTGCTACGCCAAGAATCCCAAAGAGAAGAACCGTGTGCACCGAGCGACCTACACGCTCCTCGTCGTGTCTGAGA tgaaagtagtagataaaacccTGACCACCATCATTGCTTCAGTGGTGGGAGGGCTGATTGGGTTCCTCATTGTGTTTCTATTGGGCAAGAAGCTCATCCTCTTCGCCATCGCCAAATCCCGAGAAAGGAA GGAGTGCCTTGTAAGCTCCTCAGGGATTGACAACACAGAGAACGGACCGACAGGAACCAAAGGCAATAAGAAGCCAACACCAAAGGCATGA